From the Phoenix dactylifera cultivar Barhee BC4 chromosome 10, palm_55x_up_171113_PBpolish2nd_filt_p, whole genome shotgun sequence genome, one window contains:
- the LOC120112239 gene encoding protein DDB_G0276689-like, whose amino-acid sequence MARGRGRGRARKPTRFADGSTAWAPSGQQEDTSSTPTRSVPQQEHTMDPTGSTPEMGAPEIGTSEGPSIQHEETISASQLMQMMVQQQVAAREDIMRMVEVQQQFLQQQLQQQQAMYQQQQQQQFQGTTAQPEHRVSLLDFQRYAPPAFKGTADPMEAVSWLKQMEKVFQALRCPDEEKVLFATFMLQGEAADWWEMEKGKLGPDDAPFIWEEFKKVFHEKYFPQGIRFQKYREFDRLEQGDMTVAQYAAKFEEMSRYAPTLISEESDRARKFENGLRGRIQQQVAAFELSSYKDVVNKALVIEKGLDNAQAAREK is encoded by the coding sequence ATGGCGCGAGGGCGTGGTCGAGGGCGTGCCCGAAAGCCGACCCGATTTGCAGATGGCTCCACGGCTTGGGCACCCTCTGGACAGCAGGAAGATACCTCATCCACGCCGACTCGGAGTGTGCCACAGCAGGAGCACACTATGGACCCTACTGGTAGTACTCCAGAGATGGGAGCTCCGGAGATTGGGACATCCGAAGGACCAAGTATTCAGCATGAGGAGACGATAAGTGCTTCACAGTTGATGCAAATGATGGTGCAACAGCAAGTTGCTGCCAGGGAAGACATAATGAGGATGGTAGAGGTGCAGCAACAGTTCTTGCAGCAACAgttgcagcagcagcaagcTATGTATCAACAACAGCAGCAACAACAGTTCCAAGGCACTACAGCTCAGCCGGAGCACCGAGTCAGTCTGTTGGATTTTCAGAGGTATGCACCCCCAGCATTTAAAGGTACAGCTGACCCGATGGAGGCTGTGAGCTGGCTGAAACAGATGGAGAAAGTCTTTCAAGCTCTGAGGTGCCCTGATGAGGAGAAAGTTCTTTTTGCCACATTTATGTTACAGGGTGAGGCAGCTGACTGGTGGGAGATGGAGAAAGGGAAGCTTGGTCCGGATGATGCCCCCTTCATTTGGGAGGAATTTAAAAAGGTTTTTCATGAGAAGTATTTTCCCCAGGGTATCCGATTCCAAAAATATAGGGAGTTTGACCGACTGGAGCAGGGTGATATGACAGTTGCTCAGTATGCAGCAAAGTTTGAAGAGATGTCCCGATATGCTCCGACTTTGATATCAGAGGAAAGTGATCGAGCAAGGAAATTTGAAAATGGGCTCAGGGGAAGGATTCAACAACAAGTCGCTGCATTTGAACTGTCCAGTTATAAAGATGTGGTTAACAAAGCCTTGGTGATAGAAAAAGGGCTTGACAATGCCCAGGCTGCCAGAGAAAAG